A single genomic interval of Spinacia oleracea cultivar Varoflay chromosome 6, BTI_SOV_V1, whole genome shotgun sequence harbors:
- the LOC130463088 gene encoding uncharacterized protein: MVMSPTQRPKGVLGFWASLMTALGNMENMPVRIHQRFVENVSMRQSAIISNATSNVQKDLLSQPLQLLSGVDILGNASSALEHMSKGAAAISMDKKFIQSRQRQEKVGARKWVHVTLVMLSEKEVEHLQKAYSEE, from the exons ATGGTTATGTCACCAACTCAGCGACCAAAGGGTGTGCTTGGTTTCTGGGCATCCTTGATGACGGCATTGGGGAATATGGAAAATATGCCA GTGAGGATACACCAGAGGTTTGTGGAAAATGTTTCTATGCGACAAAGTGCTATTATCAGTAATGCTACCTCAAATGTACAAAAGGATCTTCTTAGCCAACCTCTACAGCTGCTTTCTGGCGTGGATATTCTTGGGAATGCAAGCAGTGCACTTGAACACATGAGTAAAGGTGCTGCAGCTATATCAATGGATAAGAAATTTATCCAGAGCCGACAAAGACAG GAGAAAGTGGGTGCGAGAAAGTGGGTGCACGTGACTTTGGTGATGTTGTCCGAGAAGGAGGTGGAGCACTTGCAAAAAGCCTATTCAGAGGAGTAA
- the LOC130463089 gene encoding uncharacterized protein gives MSKWKMNGSTFIPSRWSLEGGRRHNYGREPRFAVSAGQLKDILAGFKAQMNTLQDEIKIIRSQSHGTGIPFFNGLTRSNPIAPRRIRPTSRPEPGPSRRVPIIQLDRPQETELSGTGSTPVMQDSPLVAPSRRLTRTHVSRADSERRRTSQNRRQDPICHIQQGVAGIILDYTTPFCADIMNAPKEPKVNPPAIDAYDGTSDPDVHLLAYRHHMYVQGTTDATWCKYFPSTLKGVASKWLEKLPAGTINTYAELEILFSARFMAYKEEKKTSMNLGRIQQGKDESLRSYVRRFNLESGQIPDLPDGVAFDNFFRGLKKGSFKFDLVKKSVRTMADALDEAESFIHATEICSVPKESKGMETTDHPQRKDKSDKKTSRPNGTWAIENKGYQETKDCKSLRRALDGLAAKGFLKSYISPSIGGIGKKFYKKSKSPYQRDGNDTDSEIVAVISGGLAAWGPIMRGQKDYASRLGQVMLSGKAPIDHFPKVEICESDRGKIATPHDDPLVIELKVANLKVRRILVDTGSPSDIIITTCLNRLEHDPKTIEKIHYPIIGFGGGIIHPQGIITLPLRVGGRHQSKNLNVRFLIVKDLTAYNIILGRPTLNQA, from the exons ATGTCCAAGTGGAAGATGAACGGGTCAACCTTCATTCCCTCCAGGTGGTCACTTGAGGGCGGACGCCGACACAATTATGGAAGAGAACCCAGATTTGCGGTGTCTGCTGGGCAGCTCAAAGACATCCTGGCCGGATTCAAAGCACAGATGAACACTCTCCAAGATGAGATCAAGATTATCCGTTCTCAATCTCATGGGACGGGAATTCCCTTCTTTAATGGACTCACTCGGTCTAAT CCTATAGCTCCGCGTCGGATCCGGCCAACTTCTCGACCTGAACCTGGACCGTCCAGAAGAGTACCGATCATTCAGCTAGATAGGCCCCAAGAAACTGAGCTGTCAGGTACAGGTTCCacccctgtcatgcaagattcACCCCTTGTTGCTCCTTCGCGCCGTCTCACCAGGACTCATGTCAGTCGCGCGGACAGCGAGCGGCGTAGAACATCCCAGAATAGAAGGCAGGACCCGATATGCCATATCCAACAGGGAGTAGCCGGCATCATCCTCGATTACACCACCCCATTCTGTGCTGATATCATGAATGCTCCCAAGGAGCCTAAAGTAAATCCGCCAGCTATTGACGCCTATGATGGCACGTCTGATCCTGATGTACATCTCTTGGCCTATCGACATCATATGTATGTCCAGGGAACTACTGATGcaacttggtgcaaatacttcccgtcCACTCTGAAAGGAGTTGCCTCCAAATGGCTCGAGAAGTTGCCTGCGGGAACGATCAACACTTACGCCGAATTGGAGATATTATTTTCTGCGAGATTTATGGCTtataaagaagagaagaagacgagcatgaaTTTGGGTCGAATACAGCAAGGGAAAGATGAATCCTTGCGAAGCTATGTTCGACGTTTCAATTTGGAGTCAGGACAGATTCCAGACCTACCTGACGGGGTGGCTTTTGATAATTTCTTTAGGGGACTTAAGAAGGGGTCCTTTAAGTTCGATTTGGTGAAGAAAAGTGTGAGAACTATGGCCGACGCTTTGGATGAGGCAGAGTCCTTTATTCATGCCACTGAAATCTGCTCCGTCCCAAAAGAGTCTAAGGGAATGGAGACCACAGATCATCCTCAGCGCAAGGACAAATCAGACAAAAAGACCAGCCGTCCGAATGGGACATGGGCCATTGAAAATAAAGGATATCAG GAAACAAAAGATTGCAAGAGTCTACGTAGAGCTCTTGATGGATTAGCCGCCAAAGGATTTCTGAAATCCTATATCAGCCCGAGCATAGGGGGAATTGGTAAAAAATTCTACAAGAAAAGCAAGTCACCGTACCAACGTGATGGCAACGACACTGATTCAGAAATTGTGGCCGTCATCTCAGGGGGTCTAGCCGCTTGGGGCCCAATAATGAGAGGTCAAAAAGACTATGCAAGCCGGTTGGGACAGGTCATGTTGTCTGGAAAAGCTCCAATTGACCACTTCCCTAAAGTGGAGATTTGTGAATCTGACAGGGGCAAGATCGCCACTCCTCATGACGACCCCTTGGTTATTGAATTGAAGGTAGCAAACCTCAAAGTAAGGCGTATTTTAGTAGATACGGGGAGTCCGTCAGACATTATCATAACAACTTGTCTAAATCGTCTTGAGCATGACCCAAAGACAATTGAAAAGATACATTATCCGATCATTGGATTCGGAGGCGGCATAATTCATCCCCAAGGGATAATCACTTTGCCCTTACGAGTTGGAGGTCGGCATCAAAGTAAGAACTTGAACGTCCGCTTTCTAATTGTGAAAGACCTCACTGCTTACAATATCATACTGGGTCGCCCAACTTTGAATCAGGCCTAG